The genomic segment GCCTGCAGGCCGACGCGCTTGCCCTTCAAATCCGCGATCGTCTTCAAATTCTGATCGGCGCGGCCGGTAATATTGATCGAGCCATTGAGAAAGGCGCCAACCACGACGAGCGGCTCGCCGTTGGAAAAGCCCGAGATCGCGGTGCCGATACCCGCGTTGGCAATATCAACGGACCCCGACAAAAGCGCATTCTTGGAGTCGGCAGGCACATCGACGCCGACAATGTCGATCTTGACGCCGGGAGGCGCGAAGCGATTGTACAGATAGACCACGGCCGCTGCCGGCGCTTTCACATGCACAAAGCGGATGGTCATGTCGGCGGCAACGGAGCCGGTCACGGAACCCAGCAATAGGCCGGCGACCAAAACGGCCGACGAAAAATAGGTCTTCATTTTGCAAGTCTTTCTTTTTGGGACAAACGGTTGGCCGACGGGCCCGAGGGAAAAGTCTGGGCGATCGCGGCACTGATCCGGTCAGCGGCGGCAATAACCTGCCCTTTGTAGAGTCTGTCGATCTGCTCGCGGCCGACGTGGAGCGCCGCACCCGACATATTGATCGACGCGACCGTTCGCCCCGATGCATCAACAATTGGTGCGGCAACACTGGCGATACCGGCTTCGAACGACGAAATCTGCGATACGAAGCCGAGCAGCTTGTCGGCCTCCATCTGCTTCAAAATGTCGGCAAGGACGGCATGCGGCGTCAGTTCCCCCTTGGCCATCGCCGCCTGGAAACGGCTCGTGACTTCCGCCTGTGACAGACCGGCGAGCAACACGCGGCCCATCGTGGTGGAGAAGGCCGGAAGACGAGCGCCCACGACGATCGTGCTCGCAACCGGACGATGGGTGGGGACGCGGGCCAGATAGACGACGTCAAAATCGCTAAGAACGCCGAGGTGAGCGGACCAGCCCGACTCGTCGCGCAGATCCCTGAGGATCGGCAAGGCCATTTCCGCCAAATCGAAATCGAGCGTCCCAGCCGACCGACGCGGCAGATCTTTAACGATCATTTTG from the Beijerinckia sp. 28-YEA-48 genome contains:
- a CDS encoding IclR family transcriptional regulator, encoding MNAIYLPVNTSIAVGTREMMVQIPDEEGEDDRYMVPALVRGLQILQWLSIEGEPRTLVEIANGIGQTRSAAYRAVYTLEKLGYLGSDSDGRKMIVKDLPRRSAGTLDFDLAEMALPILRDLRDESGWSAHLGVLSDFDVVYLARVPTHRPVASTIVVGARLPAFSTTMGRVLLAGLSQAEVTSRFQAAMAKGELTPHAVLADILKQMEADKLLGFVSQISSFEAGIASVAAPIVDASGRTVASINMSGAALHVGREQIDRLYKGQVIAAADRISAAIAQTFPSGPSANRLSQKERLAK